A genome region from Arachis duranensis cultivar V14167 chromosome 6, aradu.V14167.gnm2.J7QH, whole genome shotgun sequence includes the following:
- the LOC107495426 gene encoding uncharacterized protein LOC107495426, which yields MAIDDWMKLAMADDSVVADLLVKIKHSEGKSLLTLPTPANSSRKKDEVLDETEEDSTRCSPTTPLSWNGSGASPSSAADGFDDSRSPTHNNTTRSKATATSEYTSNSASNKKCRRRKTFSQLQEEESSLLQEKIYLTKEIANVSASCKAQRARNESLKRMKLDLGSAPDGLPHPNSDQPKWTAITSSAAQGDTDTLPQPQTAESARSVFLVPDLNMMPSEDDSYMDIERGMS from the exons ATGGCGATAGATGACTGGATGAAATTGGCTATGGCAGACGACTCTGTCGTTGCCGACCTTCTCGTTAAGATAAAGCACTCTGAAGGCAAATCGCTTTTGACGTTGCCGACGCCCGCCAATTCTTCTAGGAAGAAGGACGAGGTATTGGACGAGACGGAGGAGGATTCTACCAGATGCAGCCCTACGACTCCGCTTTCTTGGAACGGAAGCGGCGCTTCCCCTTCCTCCGCCGCCGACGGTTTTGACGACTCTAGAAGCCCTACTCACAACAACACCACCAGATCCAAg GCTACTGCTACAAGTGAATATACAAGCAACTCTGCATCCAACAAGAAGTGTAGAAGGAGAAAG ACGTTTTCTCAACTTCAAGAAGAGGAAAGCTCCCTGCTCcaggaaaaaatatatttaacaaaG GAGATTGCAAATGTCAGTGCATCTTGTAAGGCACAGAGAGCTAGAAACGAAAGCCTAAAGAGAATGAAG CTTGACTTGGGTTCAGCACCTGATGGATTGCCGCATCCAAATTCTGACCAACCCAAATGGACGGCGATAACTTCCAGTGCCGCTCAAGGTGATACTGATACTCTTCCGCAACCACAAACAGCAGAATCAGCCAGGAGTGTTTTCTTGGTACCAGATCTAAATATGATGCCGTCCGAGGATGATTCTTACATGGACATCGAACGCGGGATGAGTTGA
- the LOC107495411 gene encoding uncharacterized protein LOC107495411 — translation MADAPPPTPSELLRMVTELQQANQRMAEENQRMQNQIAQLEQARLEHHNHDHENNERTHVSETPQSDNEGNRQHDETQPDNEEEQPDNSAGPFTADIMNFQLPRQFTLPTTLTPYDGLGDPKQHVKKFRSIMIVNGASDPILCRCFPSFLDGPALDWFCSLPADSISRFQELAAQFEDHFAASAIYLHDSDYLTTIKQGAQESLKDYITHFTKVAMRIPDLHPEVHLHAIKSGLRPGKFQETIAVTKPKTLAEFREKAKGQIDVEELRQARKTERWATNKDDDKPRDSKKAFKPVPRYDSYTKFNTKRDDIIKEILNSKLIKPPRKAGNYPESKSVDRSKYCTLHQKHGHTTDECVIAKDLLERLARQGHLDKFIAGQMQKNTNPTPDTSTAGASSKGKDKAPAQPRGVINCISGGYAGGGQTSSARKRTYRAMLAITDAPSHPRPLTNISEVTFRPTDFNGVDTNLDDPVVISIQLGDLIVRKVLLDPGSSADVLFFTTFEKMKLSNNILQPYMGDLVGFSGERVPVLGSVWLQTTLGEQPLHNTQDIQYLVVDCFSPYNVILGRPFLNKFAAIVSTVHLCVKFPVQDNIIATVHGDLQEARQCYNTSLKPLKKVGQSHVNSIKSEQITISELDPRADFQDRPTPNEELAKITLNDDPLKFTFVGTSMSTEDRKSLTSFLQENADLFAWTSADMPGIDPSIITHKLALNPAARPISQKKRNLGTEKRQASIAEVQKLINANFIREIRFTTWLANVVMVRKSNRKWRMCVDFTDLNKACPKDAYPLPCIDTLVDNSCGYGTLSFMDAYSGYNQILMHSMDQEKTAFITENGNYCYNVMPFGLKNAGATYQRLMNKIFQQQIGRNIEVYVDDMVAKTKLGDSHIQDLTEIFGQIRRYNMRLNPEKCAFGVQGGKFLGFILTSRGIEANPEKCQAILTMQSPSTVKEVQRLTGRLAALSRFLPCLAPKSSNFFQCLKKKAKHFEWNQDCEMAFKNLKEFLSKPPVLQKPIYIEPLYIYLSITDTAISSALVTETDRNQQPVYFVSKSLQNAELRYPRLEKLALALVFSSRRLRAYFQSHTIIVRTGQPLRQVLSKPELAGRLIKWAIELSEFDIQYQPRGSVKSQYLVDFVAELTEPCSDTSSPTWTLFVDGASNPQGAGAGILLENSDGIVLEHSLRFSFKASNNQSEYEALIAGLRLATDLHIDNLRVYCDSLLVVQQVNHSFQTKDPILLKYLDIVNQLLQNFSTIQIIHIPREQNHRADILSKLATTQAHTTTLLQSTLDKPSIDTHNILNIVDKDNWQQPYIQYLRSGTIPSHIDNKGKFRRQASYYTLLNDNLYRRGYSRPLLKCLNRADAELVLSEAHEGICGIHSGARSLSQKILRAGFYWPTIWEDSKHKVRTCDNCQRHSPTIHLPAEHLHHSTVSWPFEKWGIDILGPFSTAPRQVKYLVVAIDYFSKWIEAQPLAKITSAQMISFVWKNIICRFGIPNNITTDNDRQFIDQSFKAFLQNLKIKQHFSSVEHPQSNGLAEAANKVILQALRKKLDNAKGLWAELVPEVLWAYNTTAHSTTKESPFRLVYGSEAMIPIEVTHGSMRTIAKEHDQARQAELDLIEKIRETAAIRHRALQQQFSRRYGQKMKPRSFNTGDLVLRKTEQARRPPSHGKLAATWDGPYRISEVLGRGAYKLEDINGTKLPSTWNVGSLKRYYS, via the coding sequence ATGGCTGATGCTCCCCCGCCCACTCCATCCGAACTTCTGAGGATGGTGACTGAACTTCAACAAGCAAATCAGCGAATGGCGGAGGAAAACCAGAGAATGCAAAACCAAATCGCGCAATTAGAACAAGCTCGCCTAGAGCATCATAACCACGATCATGAAAACAACGAACGAACTCATGTCTCGGAGACACCACAAAGCGACAACGAAGGAAATCGGCAGCATGATGAAACCCAACCCGATAACGAGGAAGAACAACCTGACAACTCGGCAGGACCCTTTACAGCAGATATAATGAACTTTCAACTCCCCCGACAATTCACTCTGCCGACAACTTTAACCCCATACGACGGGTTGGGTGACCCAAAGCAACATGTCAAGAAGTTCCGATCTATTATGATCGTTAACGGTGCATCTGATCCAATTCTTTGTCGATGTTTTCCATCTTTTTTAGACGGTCCTGCACTTGACTGGTTTTGTTCTTTGCCTGCAGATTCGATATCTCGTTTTCAGGAGTTGGCTGCCCAATTTGAAGATCATTTTGCAGCATCCGCAATATATCTCCACGATTCTGATTATTTGACGACCATAAAACAGGGAGCACAAGAAAGTCTGAAGGACTATATCACCCACTTTACAAAGGTTGCCATGAGGATTCCCGACCTCCATCCAGAAGTTCATCTACACGCCATAAAAAGCGGCCTTCGCCCTGGCAAATTCCAGGAAACTATCGCTGTGACAAAGCCAAAAACTTTAGCCGAATTTCGTGAAAAGGCCAAGGGTCAGATCGACGTTGAAGAACTCAGACAAGCAAGGAAAACGGAAAGATGGGCCACAAATAAGGACGACGATAAACCTCGGGATAGCAAAAAAGCATTTAAGCCGGTTCCACGATATGACTCATACaccaaatttaacacaaaaaggGACGATATTATAAAGGAGATATTAAACTCCAAACTAATCAAGCCTCCTCGCAAAGCTGGCAATTATCCCGAGTCAAAAAGTGTCGACAGATCAAAGTATTGCACTTTGCACCAGAAACACGGACACACCACCGACGAATGTGTCATCGCTAAAGATCTCCTTGAACGGCTAGCAAGGCAAGGACATCTCGACAAATTTATTGCAGGGCAGATGCAGAAAAATACTAATCCCACACCCGACACGTCAACAGCTGGCGCCTCCTCAAAAGGAAAGGACAAGGCACCGGCGCAACCTAGAGGGGTAATAAACTGTATCTCCGGGGGCTACGCTGGAGGAGGACAGACAAGCTCAGCCCGAAAACGAACTTACAGGGCTATGCTAGCAATCACGGATGCCCCAAGCCATCCTCGGCCACTGACGAATATATCAGAAGTAACTTTCAGACCAACCGACTTCAACGGTGTTGATACCAATCTGGACGACCCTGTTGTCATTTCAATTCAGCTGGGAGACCTGATAGTGAGGAAAGTTTTACTCGACCCAGGAAGCAGTGCAGATGTCCTATTTTTCACCACCTTCGAAAAAATGAAGCTGAGTAACAACATTCTGCAGCCATACATGGGAGACCTGGTTGGATTTTCAGGAGAACGAGTTCCCGTACTGGGATCAGTGTGGTTACAAACCACACTCGGTGAGCAACCATTACACAATACACAGGATATTCAGTATCTTGTAGTCGACTGTTTTAGCCCATACAATGTTATATTAGGCAGaccctttttaaataaatttgctGCAATCGTATCTACTGTTCACCTTTGTGTCAAGTTTCCTGTGCAGGACAATATCATAGCAACAGTTCACGGAGATCTCCAGGAGGCGAGGCAATGCTACAACACGAGCCTAAAGCCACTCAAAAAAGTCGGACAATCACATGTCAATTCGATAAAGTCGGAACAAATAACAATATCCGAACTTGACCCACGCGCCGACTTTCAGGATCGGCCTACACCGAACGAGGAGTTGGCAAAAATCACTTTAAATGACGATCCACTAAAATTTACTTTTGTAGGAACTTCCATGAGTACAGAAGATAGGAAAAGCCTCACAAGCTTTCTGCAGGAGAATGCCGACCTATTCGCATGGACCTCCGCTGACATGCCAGGAATAGATCCTTCTATTATAACACATAAATTGGCACTAAATCCAGCAGCTAGGCCGATTTCCCAGAAAAAAAGAAATCTCGGCACCGAAAAGCGACAAGCATCAATTGCCGAAGTACAAAAACTCATTAATGCCAACTTCATCAGAGAAATCCGATTTACAACGTGGCTCGCCAATGTGGTTATGGTAAGAAAGAGTAATCGTAAGTGGCGCATGTGCGTCGATTTTACTGATTTAAATAAAGCATGCCCAAAAGATGCTTACCCTCTACCTTGTATTGATACACTGGTTGACAACTCCTGTGGCTATGGTACTTTAagctttatggacgcatactctgGCTATAACCAGATTCTTATGCACTCCATGGACCAAGAAAAAACGGCTTTCATAACTGAAAATGGAAATTATTGCTATAATGTTATGCCTTTTGGTCTaaaaaatgcaggagccacatatcaGCGGCTGATGAATAAGATTTTCCAGCAGCAAATAGGCCGAAATATAGAAGTTTACGTTGATGATATGGTCGCCAAAACAAAGCTCGGCGACTCTCATATCCAAGACTTAACTGAAATCTTCGGACAGATCCGACGATACAACATGAGGCTAAATCCAGAAAAATGCGCCTTCGGAGTGCAGGGAGGAAAATTCCTCGGATTCATCCTCACAAGCcgaggaattgaagcaaatccagaaAAATGTCAAGCAATACTCACCATGCAAAGCCCATCCACAGTAAAAGAGGTTCAACGGCTAACAGGACGATTAGCCGCTTTATCTAGATTTTTACCATGCTTGGCACCTAAATCCTCAAATTTCTTTCAATgtttaaaaaagaaagcaaagcatTTTGAATGGAACCAAGACTGTGAAATGGCTTTCaagaatttaaaagaatttcTTTCAAAACCCCCTGTCTTACAAAAACCAATATACATCGAGCCGTTATACATATACTTATCCATTACTGACACTGCTATTAGTTCTGCACTTGTAACAGAAACAGATCGGAACCAACAGCCAGTCTATTTCGTGAGCAAGTCCTTACAAAACGCCGAGCTTCGCTACCCAAGGTTGGAAAAGCTTGCCTTAGCTCTAGTATTCTCATCAAGACGCCTCCGAGCATATTTCCAAAGCCACACAATCATCGTCAGAACAGGACAACCTTTACGGCAGGTTCTTTCAAAACCCGAATTAGCAGGAAGACTAATTAAATGGGCTATTGAGTTGTCGGAATTTGACATTCAATATCAGCCACGAGGGTCGGTCAAGTCCCAATACCTAGTTGACTTTGTCGCCGAACTTACGGAACCATGCTCAGACACATCAAGTCCAACCTGGACCTTATTTGTAGACGGGGCTTCCAACCCTCAAGGCGCCGGCGCTGGAATACTACTCGAAAACTCAGATGGAATAGTCCTCGAGCACTCCCTCAGATTCTCATTCAAGGCTAGCAATAACCAATCCGAATACGAGGCCCTCATCGCAGGGCTCAGGTTAGCAACTGATCTACATATTGATAATTTAAGAGTTTACTGTGATTCATTATTAGTCGTCCAACAGGTGAACCACAGCTTTCAAACAAAAGACCCGATCTTATTAAAATACCTGGATATTGTCAATCAACtattacaaaatttttcaaCAATCCAGATTATTCACATACCTAGGGAACAAAACCATAGAGCGGATATTCTGTCGAAATTAGCAACTACACAGGCACACACCACTACTCTTTTACAGTCAACACTAGACAAGCCGAGCATTGATACACATAACATTCTAAACATTGTTGACAAAGATAATTGGCAACAACCTTACATTCAATACCTCCGTTCTGGAACAATTCCGAGTCACATTGACAATAAAGGTAAATTCAGAAGACAGGCCTCCTATTACACACTGTTAAATGATAACCTGTACAGGCGAGGATATTCTCGACCTTTATTAAAATGTTTGAACAGGGCAGACGCCGAGCTTGTATTATCCGAAGCACACGAAGGAATTTGTGGAATACACTCTGGAGCTCGGAGCCTATCACAGAAAATCCTCcgagccgggttctactggccgacgaTATGGGAAGATAGCAAACACAAGGTCAGAACATGTGATAATTGTCAGAGGCATTCGCCGACCATTCATCTACCAGCAGAGCATCTTCATCATTCGACGGTAAGTTGGCCATTCGAAAAATGGGGAATCGATATTCTAGGACCATTCTCCACCGCTCCAAGACAGGTAAAATACTTGGTAGTTGCAATTGATTACTTTTCCAAATGGATTGAAGCACAGCCTTTGGCGAAAATCACATCCGCACAAATGATAAGCTTCGTTTGGAAAAATATAATATGCAGATTTGGTATACCGAATAATATTACAACTGACAATGACCGTCAATTTATCGATCAAAGTTTCAAAGCTtttttgcagaatcttaaaatAAAACAGCATTTTTCTTCTGTCGAACATCCACAGTCAAATGGATTAGCGGAAGCCGCTAATAAGGTCATCCTCCAGGCTTTAAGGAAAAAGCTCGACAACGCAAAGGGGTTATGGGCCGAGCTTGTGCCAGAAGTATTATGGGCATATAATACTACTGCTCATTCAACAACAAAGGAAAGCCCATTCCGTTTGGTATATGGATCTGAAGCTATGATCCCTATAGAAGTCACACATGGCTCAATGCGGACGATAGCTAAAGAACATGATCAAGCTCGGCAAGCAGAACTCGATTTAATCGAAAAAATACGAGAAACAGCAGCCATTCGACACCGAGCACTACAGCAGCAATTTAGCCGACGATATGGGCAGAAGATGAAACCAAGGTCCTTCAACACTGGTGACTTGGTACTCAGAAAAACAGAACAAGCCCGCCGACCTCCATCCCATGGGAAACTTGCAGCAACATGGGATGGTCCGTACAGAATATCTGAAGTCCTCGGCAGAGGGGCATACAAGTTAGAAGACATAAATGGCACTAAACTACCTAGCACATGGAATGTTGGCTCCCTAAAGCGATACTACAGTTAG